Proteins encoded within one genomic window of Bacteroides sedimenti:
- a CDS encoding DUF4962 domain-containing protein: MNKNFYLALICSIFTLNMNAQVTMKLNDVTLMHEMRATPSPLNKAVVSDRSVSLQWPLPSYVNTMENLLDGIKSENEMVDKTKLRYQVRYSKDPNMRQNVTTVSTLWPFHNPGKPLDTGVWYWQYGYVNDAKTDWSQVLQFTVKENPNKFCPPSLKKVLKNLPTYHPRVWVMKNEWTDFMQQSKSAPEYQWYIERAEKVIKTPMYSINQIDTSNIGGLENAVKRNAMLVRESRNIIDREEANTEVLIRAYLLTQNKRYSDEAMKRITEMISWSGNKNVAGDFNTATILSLCSMAYDSFYNQLSDSQKKMLLNEIKIMGGDFYRQFNNHLENHIADNHVWQMTLRIFTMAAFSVYGELPEADTWVDYCYNVWLARFPGLNKDGGWHNGDSYFHVNIRTLIEVPYFYSRISGFDFFTDPWYKGSAMYVIYQQPPFSKSAGNGSSHRKIIKPNGVRVGYADALARLTGNTFAADYLRRISEKQPDILKEAFMAKPGDLSWFRLQCHKSLPQGKGLNELPLGYVFPETGIATFMSDWHSIKRNAMFSFRSSPYASTSHALANQNAFNTFYNGRPLFYSSGHHISFTDEHSVYCHRATRAHNTILVNGMGQRIGTEGYGWIPRYYVSDKIGYLVGDASNAYGEVISPLWLERGKQSKLEYSPTNGWDKNHLKTFRRHVVELGNAGIMFIYDELEADTSVIWSYLLHTAVNKMEVTKEKEYVRIRATNGMGASDAYLFSPDQLKTEQTDQFFYPAVNWLRADDKGYFAPLENHWHFTATSPARKVYRFATIINTHQKDVPDAIPQILQNGLIKVGSWEIKANISSEGKASFSVKNAKENVSLIYDDATIIQEGGKQTKLKDRLPELEI, from the coding sequence ATGAACAAAAACTTCTATTTAGCATTAATATGTAGCATTTTTACTTTAAATATGAATGCACAAGTCACCATGAAATTGAATGATGTCACGTTGATGCACGAAATGAGAGCAACCCCTTCTCCTTTAAATAAAGCTGTAGTTTCTGACAGATCAGTTTCATTGCAGTGGCCTCTTCCTTCGTATGTTAATACCATGGAGAATTTATTAGATGGTATAAAGTCAGAAAACGAAATGGTTGATAAAACGAAGCTAAGATATCAGGTCCGTTATTCCAAGGACCCGAATATGAGGCAGAACGTGACTACCGTTTCTACTCTGTGGCCTTTTCATAACCCTGGAAAACCGCTTGACACGGGTGTGTGGTACTGGCAATATGGGTATGTAAATGATGCAAAAACTGATTGGTCGCAAGTGCTGCAGTTCACAGTAAAGGAGAATCCTAATAAATTCTGTCCACCTTCGTTGAAAAAAGTACTGAAGAATTTACCGACTTACCATCCGCGTGTCTGGGTAATGAAGAACGAATGGACAGATTTTATGCAGCAAAGCAAGTCGGCTCCGGAATATCAGTGGTATATAGAACGAGCTGAAAAAGTAATAAAAACTCCCATGTATTCAATCAACCAGATAGATACAAGTAACATTGGCGGTTTGGAAAATGCTGTTAAAAGAAACGCCATGTTGGTACGTGAAAGCCGTAATATTATAGACCGCGAAGAAGCGAATACTGAAGTGTTGATACGCGCATATCTATTGACGCAGAATAAGCGCTATTCTGATGAGGCTATGAAGCGTATCACAGAAATGATTAGTTGGAGCGGAAATAAAAATGTAGCCGGCGATTTCAATACTGCTACCATTCTTTCATTATGCTCTATGGCTTATGATTCTTTTTACAATCAGCTTTCTGACAGTCAGAAGAAGATGCTTCTCAATGAGATTAAAATAATGGGCGGTGACTTTTATAGGCAATTTAATAACCATTTAGAAAATCATATTGCTGACAACCATGTGTGGCAAATGACTTTGCGTATTTTTACGATGGCTGCTTTCAGCGTTTATGGTGAATTGCCCGAAGCTGATACTTGGGTGGATTATTGTTATAATGTTTGGTTGGCACGCTTCCCCGGATTAAATAAAGATGGAGGATGGCACAATGGCGATTCATATTTTCATGTTAATATCCGCACACTGATTGAAGTTCCTTATTTTTATAGCCGCATTAGCGGATTCGACTTCTTTACAGATCCCTGGTACAAAGGTTCGGCAATGTACGTTATTTATCAACAGCCACCTTTCTCCAAATCGGCTGGTAACGGTAGCTCACATCGAAAGATTATTAAACCAAATGGTGTACGTGTGGGATATGCAGATGCTTTAGCCCGTCTGACAGGCAATACATTTGCCGCCGATTATTTGCGTCGTATTTCAGAGAAACAGCCAGATATCCTGAAGGAAGCATTTATGGCAAAACCCGGAGATTTGTCTTGGTTCCGCTTGCAGTGCCATAAGTCTTTGCCGCAAGGAAAGGGATTGAACGAACTACCTTTGGGTTATGTATTCCCAGAAACAGGTATTGCCACATTTATGTCTGACTGGCACAGCATTAAACGCAATGCTATGTTCTCTTTCCGTTCAAGCCCTTATGCCTCCACATCGCATGCCCTTGCAAATCAGAATGCTTTCAACACATTCTACAACGGGCGCCCCTTGTTTTACAGCAGCGGGCACCACATCAGTTTTACTGACGAGCATAGCGTTTATTGCCACCGTGCCACTCGTGCGCACAACACTATCCTGGTCAATGGCATGGGACAAAGAATAGGAACCGAAGGTTATGGCTGGATTCCCCGTTACTATGTGAGTGACAAGATTGGTTATCTGGTAGGCGATGCATCGAATGCTTACGGAGAAGTGATTTCTCCTCTTTGGTTGGAGCGTGGCAAACAATCGAAATTAGAATATTCACCTACAAACGGTTGGGATAAGAATCATCTGAAGACCTTCCGACGCCATGTAGTTGAACTGGGCAATGCCGGAATAATGTTTATTTATGACGAATTAGAGGCAGATACAAGCGTGATCTGGAGTTATTTGTTGCATACGGCTGTGAATAAAATGGAGGTAACGAAAGAAAAAGAATATGTACGCATTAGAGCAACTAATGGCATGGGAGCCTCGGATGCTTATCTGTTTTCTCCTGACCAGTTGAAAACGGAACAGACCGATCAGTTCTTTTATCCTGCCGTAAACTGGCTGCGAGCTGACGATAAAGGATATTTCGCTCCGCTTGAGAATCACTGGCATTTTACGGCGACTTCGCCAGCACGCAAAGTTTATCGTTTCGCAACAATTATCAATACGCATCAGAAAGACGTTCCGGATGCTATACCTCAGATACTTCAGAATGGTTTGATAAAAGTTGGAAGTTGGGAAATCAAGGCTAACATTTCTTCTGAAGGGAAAGCCAGTTTCAGTGTAAAGAATGCTAAGGAGAATGTAAGTCTCATTTATGATGATGCAACGATTATTCAAGAAGGAGGGAAGCAGACCAAATTGAAAGACCGTTTGCCTGAATTGGAAATATAA
- a CDS encoding alkaline phosphatase family protein, whose amino-acid sequence MEKIRFLVTLFCLFSVFPAQANKKKTVFVIVDGIPADVIERVHTPNIDEISSAGGYTRAAMGGKVNDVTQTPTISAVCYNTLLTSTWVNKHNVWGNGVEAPNYNYWNIFRIAENQKKNVETAIYSTWLDNRTKLVGDGLPAAGNINIDKHLDGLELDKNNYPTEPNNLHIFKIDETISKAAAEGISKDGPDLTWVYLQYTDDAGHKFGNGERFDSFVEAADKQVGRIWEAVKKRQKATGEDWLVVIVTDHGRNSTGYGHGGQSERERTIWISMNQKPNSYFNKGQASMVDILPTICRFMNFSVPKEVSYEEEGMPLIGKISFSNLEMKQDEGGIELSWKAYDNAPLEIYASTTNHFKEGKTDEWKKVGRVRASERKFSLPYAKDEYCKICVRGSKNNGTVSIK is encoded by the coding sequence ATGGAAAAAATTAGATTTCTTGTAACTTTATTCTGCCTTTTTTCTGTATTTCCTGCTCAAGCCAATAAGAAAAAAACTGTCTTTGTAATCGTTGATGGCATACCGGCTGATGTTATTGAGCGAGTCCATACCCCGAATATTGATGAAATTTCATCTGCTGGAGGTTATACACGAGCCGCAATGGGTGGTAAAGTAAATGATGTAACACAAACTCCGACAATTTCTGCGGTATGCTATAACACACTACTCACTTCTACATGGGTAAATAAACACAATGTATGGGGAAATGGAGTGGAAGCTCCTAATTATAATTACTGGAACATTTTTCGTATTGCCGAGAATCAGAAAAAGAACGTAGAAACCGCCATCTATTCTACCTGGCTGGATAATCGCACAAAATTAGTTGGGGATGGACTGCCGGCTGCCGGAAATATAAACATAGACAAGCATCTGGATGGATTAGAATTGGATAAAAATAATTATCCTACCGAACCAAATAATTTGCATATCTTTAAAATAGACGAGACTATATCTAAAGCTGCAGCAGAAGGAATTAGTAAAGACGGGCCGGATTTGACATGGGTTTATTTGCAGTACACTGATGATGCCGGTCATAAATTTGGCAATGGAGAGAGATTTGACTCTTTTGTTGAAGCTGCAGATAAGCAGGTCGGACGGATTTGGGAGGCTGTAAAAAAACGTCAGAAAGCAACGGGGGAAGATTGGCTGGTTGTGATTGTTACCGACCATGGACGCAATAGTACAGGATACGGTCATGGTGGACAATCAGAGCGCGAACGCACCATCTGGATTTCGATGAACCAAAAGCCTAACTCCTATTTCAATAAAGGGCAAGCGTCAATGGTGGATATTCTTCCAACGATCTGCCGTTTTATGAACTTCTCTGTTCCTAAAGAAGTAAGCTATGAGGAAGAGGGAATGCCATTGATAGGAAAGATAAGTTTCTCGAATCTGGAAATGAAACAAGATGAAGGAGGAATAGAGCTATCCTGGAAAGCGTATGATAATGCTCCTTTGGAAATATATGCATCAACGACGAACCACTTTAAGGAAGGCAAAACTGATGAATGGAAGAAAGTGGGACGTGTCAGGGCTTCCGAAAGAAAATTCTCACTCCCCTATGCTAAGGACGAGTATTGCAAGATCTGTGTCAGAGGAAGCAAAAATAATGGAACCGTATCCATAAAATAA